A region from the Gemmatimonadales bacterium genome encodes:
- a CDS encoding PIN domain-containing protein: MIRAERKFVLDTNLFIDGFRDRAAGDELLFFHRLFAPFEFLSAVVVHELCAGTRSKADLRLLERSVLTPFADRGRLVTPSYDAWVRAGQVLARLAREDGLALHTVSRAFGHDVLLALSCREAGLTLVTRNRKDFARIAKLAPFRFEAPWPTPSS, encoded by the coding sequence GTGATCCGCGCGGAGCGGAAGTTCGTCCTGGACACCAACCTGTTCATTGACGGCTTCCGCGACCGCGCCGCGGGCGACGAGCTACTGTTCTTCCACCGGTTGTTCGCGCCGTTCGAGTTCCTAAGCGCCGTCGTGGTGCACGAGCTCTGCGCCGGCACCCGGTCGAAGGCAGACCTTCGCCTGCTGGAACGAAGCGTGCTCACGCCCTTTGCCGACCGCGGCAGACTGGTCACGCCTTCCTACGACGCCTGGGTCCGCGCAGGGCAGGTGCTGGCCCGCCTGGCGCGGGAGGATGGCCTCGCGCTCCATACGGTCTCGCGGGCATTCGGCCACGACGTGTTGCTGGCGCTCTCCTGCCGCGAGGCCGGCCTCACCCTGGTCACCAGGAACCGAAAGGACTTCGCCCGCATCGCGAAGCTCGCGCCCTTCCGGTTCGAGGCGCCCTGGCCGACACCTTCATCCTAA
- a CDS encoding sugar phosphate nucleotidyltransferase: protein MPVTKAVILARGLGTRMRRADPAATLDQEQRSAADAGMKGMIPIGRPFLDYLLSALADAGIRDVCLVVGPEHDAVRGRYTREVVPRRVRVHFAVQEEPRGTADAVLAAESFDAGDGFLVMNCDNYYPVEALRALGELAGSGMAGFERASLMREGNLGAERLATFPVARSDADGSLRELVDGARADEDLVSMNLWRFTPAIFDACRAGTPSPNGELELQNAVRWALARGERFRVIPFRAAVLDLTSRADVAFVAARLEGVGVAL, encoded by the coding sequence ATGCCGGTCACCAAAGCTGTCATCCTCGCCCGCGGCCTGGGCACGCGCATGCGCCGGGCCGATCCCGCGGCGACCCTGGACCAGGAACAGCGGTCGGCCGCGGATGCCGGGATGAAGGGGATGATCCCGATCGGCCGTCCGTTCCTCGACTACTTGCTCTCCGCCCTCGCGGACGCCGGCATCCGCGACGTGTGCTTGGTCGTCGGGCCGGAGCACGACGCCGTTCGCGGCCGGTACACTCGTGAGGTCGTGCCGCGGCGAGTGCGGGTGCACTTCGCGGTGCAGGAAGAACCGCGCGGCACCGCCGACGCGGTGCTTGCCGCCGAGTCCTTCGACGCGGGCGACGGATTCCTGGTCATGAACTGCGACAACTACTACCCGGTCGAGGCGCTGCGCGCGCTGGGCGAGCTGGCGGGGTCGGGCATGGCGGGCTTCGAGCGCGCCAGCCTGATGCGCGAGGGCAATCTCGGCGCCGAGCGGCTCGCGACCTTCCCGGTAGCGCGCAGCGATGCGGACGGGTCGCTGCGAGAGTTGGTTGATGGCGCGCGCGCGGACGAAGATCTGGTCAGCATGAATCTCTGGAGGTTCACTCCGGCGATCTTCGACGCCTGCCGGGCCGGCACCCCGTCGCCGAACGGCGAGCTGGAGCTTCAGAACGCGGTGCGCTGGGCGCTCGCGCGCGGCGAGCGTTTCCGGGTCATCCCGTTCCGGGCCGCCGTGCTCGACCTGACGAGCCGCGCCGACGTCGCGTTCGTGGCCGCGAGGCTGGAAGGCGTGGGGGTCGCGCTCTGA